Genomic window (candidate division WOR-3 bacterium):
CTGTAGGTCGGCTTTCTGCTGCATTAAACTCTGTTTGCGGTTTTCAAGCCTTGTGCGCTCTGATCTGAGACTTTCACATTCCGATTGAACCTGTCTCAGTCTCGCGAGCGTTTCCTGGGACGCGCCCTTAGGTCCGCAGCCTACCGCCAGCAATGACAGAAGAGCTGTGCCCATAAAGACAGCCGTTAAACGCTTCTTCATTTAACAAACCTCCTTTCTACCTTTAAACAATGTTATCACAAGATAACAACGCTTTCTAATTAACAGAATTTCAGTTCCGTGTCAATATCTTTAAAATACAACGTGTACAGCTGAAACAACAATGTTTTTGACTGCATCTGCAAAATGGCTTTCATTGAATGAAAGCCGCCAGGTTTTTGTTAAGTAAAAATATGAATCTGCTCGTCGAGTCGTTCCATACATAAAAATCATCTCTGAGCCCCATGGAGTGAGCGAGAGATCTGGCTATTCTCAGGTTTTTCTCGGAAGAGAGTATTCTCGTCTGGTTTTTCTGAGCTGTGTCGGGGGATTCAATTACCGCCACGATTCTTATCGGTGTTCTGTTTATCATCGCTTTATCCAACGACCTGAAAAGCCTTGTCGCGAGTGTGTCGTCAGGATATCTCGTTATGATGCAGACATTCAATGTATCTATGTCAAAGTCTTCCAGCGCCGAAGTGTCGGGCAGGAAATTCCCGGTGTTTACTAGATCATCCCCAGTCTCGATAACAAGGTGCAAAGTCCTTACAGTCGGCGCCAGTGAATCAGGAAAAATGGCTTCAAACAGATCCAGAATTTTCATGGAATTAACCGAATTTTCAGGCACTGAAAAGAGATTCAGCGAGCTTATAAAAGTGTCGGTGCCGTAGCCGTTCAATATTGCATAACTCACACCGGGAGCCAAACTGTCGAAAATTGAATCGATGCCGTTTGAAATCAGTATCTGCGCTTTCGTCGCCGTTCCTGCTATCTTTGACACATTTACAATATCAATCCTGTAAAACGAATCGCTCGAGGCGGATGAATTTACAATGTTTTGTGAATTGTCCCCCTGATTCACCGTGCCGTTCGTCACAGGTTTTTTTCTCTGAAGGAAATTGAAAGGATTGAATATGACTGCCAGAATGAGAAGAACAAACGGTATGAGTGCGTAAAGAATCTTTATATTGAAACTTCTCTCCTTTTTCGTCTTCTTTCTGTTTTCTTTTTCCGTACGAGGTTTTTTTCCCGTTTCGTCTGCAGCATACTCATCCGGATGGGCTTCGGTTGTTTCATCGTCGGTTTGGATCGGTTCCAGTTCGTCTTCACTGTTTAAGGTTAAAGTCAACCTTCTTTCCGGGACGTCTGAATGCTGGACAGGGACCTCGCTGAATTTTATCACCGCCGCTGTAGCGTCGTCGTCAGACCCTCCTTTGACGGCGGTAGAAATGATCACTCCGGGGAGCTCTTCGGAATATCTGTACAGACAAGCTTCCCTTATCTCTCCGTCGTCAATGAAATCCGTCACTCCGTCCGAGGTCATTAAAAACAGGTCTCCCTGTTTTATGTTGACAGAAAAAACCTCCGGTTCGATGACAGGCCTTGAGCCGACAGAGCCTGTCAGAATATTTCTCATGGTCCGGTCTTTGCCCTGTCCTTTATCCTGTTCGGCTGACCAGCTGAAATCTTTGGACACCATTTTCAGCGTTCTGTCTCTCAAAAGATAAACTTTGGAATCGCCGATATTGGCGACAGAAACCGAATGACTTTTGACGACAAGAATAGACACAGAAGCGCCGACTCCTTTTCTGTCGTTTCTTTCCTTCCAATCCCTGTAAAACTTGCCGTTTATTTCCTTCAGAGTCTGAACAAGCCGTTCTTTAGTCGTTCTGCTTGTTTCGTCAGTGTAAAATTTTTCAATAATTTCCCTTGCGACGTATTCAGAAGAGACGGGAGCGTCACTTCTTCCTCCAAAGCCGTCCACTACAATAAAAAGAGCGCCTTTTCTTTCCAAGTCGTTCTGGTTTTCAACCGAAACCCAGGTAAAAACGTCTTCATTCCGCGAAGTTTTGGACCCTTTAACACTTTTGTAATTTAAATTTATTCTGCTCATTTTACTCCGACATTTCCCTGAATTGCTCCAGCTGTCTCGAACGCGCTTTCAGCCTGAGTTTTTTCAGCGCTTTAGTTTCTATTTGTCGTATTCTCTCTCTGGTGACCCCAAAAATCATCCCTACTTCCTCGAGCGTTTTCGGACATCCGTCTTCGATACCGAACCTGTATACGAGGACCTTCTTTTCCCTCTCCGTGAGAGTATTCAACACCCCTCTCAGTCTTTCGTCGAGCATTGCGTTTGCAGCCACCTGCAGAGGTGAAGCTTCCTTAATGTCCTCGATGAAATCCCCGAAAAATGCGTCATCGCTGTCGCCTATGGGTCTGTCAAGCGAAACCGTGTCCTGCCCGACAT
Coding sequences:
- a CDS encoding serine/threonine-protein phosphatase; amino-acid sequence: MSRINLNYKSVKGSKTSRNEDVFTWVSVENQNDLERKGALFIVVDGFGGRSDAPVSSEYVAREIIEKFYTDETSRTTKERLVQTLKEINGKFYRDWKERNDRKGVGASVSILVVKSHSVSVANIGDSKVYLLRDRTLKMVSKDFSWSAEQDKGQGKDRTMRNILTGSVGSRPVIEPEVFSVNIKQGDLFLMTSDGVTDFIDDGEIREACLYRYSEELPGVIISTAVKGGSDDDATAAVIKFSEVPVQHSDVPERRLTLTLNSEDELEPIQTDDETTEAHPDEYAADETGKKPRTEKENRKKTKKERSFNIKILYALIPFVLLILAVIFNPFNFLQRKKPVTNGTVNQGDNSQNIVNSSASSDSFYRIDIVNVSKIAGTATKAQILISNGIDSIFDSLAPGVSYAILNGYGTDTFISSLNLFSVPENSVNSMKILDLFEAIFPDSLAPTVRTLHLVIETGDDLVNTGNFLPDTSALEDFDIDTLNVCIITRYPDDTLATRLFRSLDKAMINRTPIRIVAVIESPDTAQKNQTRILSSEKNLRIARSLAHSMGLRDDFYVWNDSTSRFIFLLNKNLAAFIQ